The DNA region GCCCTCGGCAAAAGCTGGACCAAAAGCGCTCCTCCTTCACTTCGTCACGGCAAGCCGTGACTCCGTTCAGTCGTCGGCCGAAAATCGCAGAGCGATTTTCTGGCACATCAGAACGGAGTTCTGAGGGCGGCCCGCTCGCGCCTCCGGCGCTCGCGGTATGGTGTTCTACCTAGAACCGCCCTTCCTCTCTCAACACCGAAACCACCTCCCGAACCCGTTGCGCCTGCTCCTTCGGCACGACGAGTACCCGGTCGTCGTAGGCGACGACGGCGAGTCCGTCAACCCCGACCAGCGAGACGTGTTTGTCGTCGCTGGCGACGACGTTGTCGGCAGCGTCGACGGCGAGAAACTCGCCGAGTGCGACGTTTCCGGCGTCGTCTTCGTTCAAAACTCTCTCCAGCGCGTCCCACGAGCCCAAATCGTCCCAGTCGAAGGTCGCAGAGACGACGGCGGCGTGGTCGGCGTGTTCCATCACCGCGTAGTCGACGCTCACGTCGTCGACGGCGGCGAACCCGGCCTCGGCGTCGCCCGCGTCGAGCGCATCGAGGAGAGGTGCGAGTTCCGAGTCGCGGGCAGCCGCGAGGAACGAGTCGGGCGTCCACGCGAAGATGCCCGCGTTCCACAGATAGCCCGATTCGACGTAGTCGGCCGCCGTCTCGCTATCTGGTTTCTCGTGGAACGCCGCGAGTTCGGCGTGCGGTTCGGGCTTTTCGCGCTGCTCGCCGGATTCGATGTAGCCGTAGCCGGTGTCCGGTCGAGTGGGTTCGACGCCGAAGGTGACGAGTGCACCCGTCTCGGCGGCGACGCGAGCGCCCGCACGGGTGACCGATTCGAAGTTTCCGGAGACGGTATGGTCGCTCGGGAGGACGAGCACGACGCAGTCGCCGACTTCTTCTCGAATCCGGTGGGTCGCGTACGTCAGCGCCGGACCGGTGTCTTTGCCTTCGGGTTCGACGAGCACGCTCGCCTCGGGGACGCGTTCGGAAACCTCGCCGGCGAAGTCGGCACGCGTGCAGACGAACAGGTGGTCGGCGAAACTCGCGCGCTCGACCGTCTTCGAGAGCAACGAGTCGTCGGAGTCCGACAGCGAGAGAAACTGCTTGGGGCGATGGCTCCGACTGGCGGGATAGAGTCGGGTGCCGGTGCCGCCTGCGAGCACGAGGGCGACGAGCGGTCTGTCCATGGGCTACGGACTCGCGGCGGGGAGAAAACGACGGCGACTGCGGCGGCATCGGCGGCGGGGCGGGGACGGAGGCGAAAGCGAGAGCGCGTTACCACGTCTCGACGACGCCCGCGCGGACGTCCTCGGCGCAGCCCTGGCAGTCGGGGTGGTCGGCGTCGAAACAGGAGGGACGGCCCTCGTCGTCGATGGCGACGGCTCTGCGCTCGGCGTAGCGGCGACAGACGAGTTTGGCACGGCCCTCCTCGTCGACGGGGAGCGCGTCGGGAACGCCGCCCGACTGCCCTTCCTGATAGGCGCGTTTGGATTCGGCCCACTGCCGACCCGCCTTTCGGAACGTCTGTCGGACGATGCGTTCGAGGCGCGGGTCCATGCTCGCCGATTGCGGCCGCGCGGTAATAATCCTCGTGGAGTCGGCGCGTTCACTTTCGCTCGCCGAACGGGCCTCCGGCGACTGTCGGCAAATAACTCCGCCAAAACGCTCGAAAACGCGCGCCCCGAGCGTCAGACGTGCGTCCGACGTAGAACGCGGAGAGACGGCGTCAGACGCGCGTCTTCACTTCCGTCGCGGTGGCGCAACTTTTTATAGGGGTAGGAGCCAACGGGCGTATGCCTCTCGTAGAAAACCAAAGAAGAGGCAGTGAGACCACATGACAGATTTGCGTACACACGCAGCGGAGATTGCGGAACAGTTCTCGGACCACCTCGACGTGGACGAAGACGAGATCGAAGAGCGACTGGACAACCTCGTCAACGAGTACAAAGTCCCCGTGGATGAGGCGCGACGGAGCGTCGTCAACCACTACCTCGACGAGGCGGGACTCGAACGCGACGCGATTCGCGCCGGCGGCGGCGGGAGTCAGGCCGTCCAAGTCTCGGACATCGACGAGGACGAACAGTGGGTCGACCTCACTGTCAAACTCGTCGAACTGTGGGAGCCGCGAAGCGACTCCATATCGCAGGTCGGCCTGCTGGGAGACGAGTCCGGCACCATCAAGTTCGTCTCGTTCACCACGTCCGAGCTTCCGGAACTCGAAGAAGGAAGCGTGTACTCGCTTCAGAACGTCGTCACCGACGAGTACCAGGGTCGGTACTCGGTGAAGCTCAACCGGACGACGACCATCACCGAACTCGACGAGGACATCGAAGTCGGCGACGACTCAGTGAGCGTCGAGGGCGCGTTCGTCGACATCCAGAGCGGGTCGGGGCTCATCAAGCGCTGCCCCGAGGAAGGCTGCACGCGCGTGCTCCAGAACGGCCGCTGTTCGGAGCACGGTAACGTCGAAGGCGAGTTCGACCTGCGCATCAAGGGCGTCCTCGACGACGGCAACGAGGTGCAGGAGATCATCTTCAACAAGGAGATGACCGAGGAGCTCACCGGCATCACGCTGGAGGAGGCCAAACAGATGGCGATGGACGCGCTCGACACGACCATCGTCGCCGACGAGATGGCCGAGGACGTCCTCGGGCGCTACTACCGCGTCTCCGGGCCGACGCTCGGCCGCTACGTGCTCGTCAACGAGTTCGAACAGCTCACCGGTCCGGTCGACGCCGAGGCCGTGCTCATCAAAGCGAGGTCGATGTAAATGAGTCAATCCGCACCCACCCGCGAAGTCGCCCGCCGCGTCTTCGCCCAGGAGTTCAACGACGCTGCATACACGTTCAAAGAGTCCGACGACGAGCGCGCGCCCGTCTACCTGCTGCTGCCCTCGGGCGCACAGGCGAACCGCGTGTTCCTCGTGGGGACGCTGACCGAGAAAGAGGACGTCGGCGAGGACAACGAGTACTGGCGGGGTCGCATCGTCGACCCCACGGGGACGTTCTTCGTCTACGCCGGGCAGTACCAGCCCGAGGCGGCGAGTACCCTTCGGGACCTCGACGCACCCTCCTACGTCTCCATCGTGGGCAAGCCGCGGACGTACGAGACCGACGACGGCACGGTGAACGTCTCGGTTCGCCCCGAGTCCATCAGCGAAGTCGACGCCGCGACGCGCGACCGCTGGGTCGTCGAGGCCGCCGAGCGCACGCTCGAACGCGTCGAGCGCTTCGAGGAGGAGGGCAACGAGTACGGCCGGATGGCTCGCGAACAGTACGACCTCCCGGTCGACAGCTACCGGCAGGCCGCCATCGCCGCGCTCCAGAGTCTGGAGACGACCGACGAACTCGAAGCCGAAGCGTAGTCGCGCTCGCATCGCCGCGCGGACGTGACCGACGCGGCACGACACACCATCGACCACCCATCCGGACCGGGTGCACACAGCATTCCCCCGGTGTGCCCGGTTCGGCCGCGTGGTCGTCGCGGCGCAGCGCGTAGTTGGACCGGAAACTGACGGCGAAGTCGCACAGAGAGCGACAGCTACGGAGAGACAGGGAGTATCGACGACAGAACGCCGCCTGGCACGACGCGAGCGGAAACGCGTCGGGTGTTGCAGCACCCGGACGCCGGGCATCCCAACCACGGAGAGCCCAGTGAGCACTAATAACCCACTCTCACAAGAAGCTACGGAAAGCGAGCACCGACAGCGGCGCGTCAGCGGACCGCATCGCGCCTACGACGACCACGGCCGCCTCGACCACCGTTACTGGCGCTGTGAGCGCTGCGGATTCGAGAGCGCCGATCCCCGACTTCGCGACGGCTGTTTCCGATGCGGCGCGGCGAAGGCGGACGAAAACGAGGGAGGCGACGATGCCGACTGACCGCGACTCGCCGAGCGCCGACTGGCGGTGCGTGTACGAGGCGATGGGCGTCGGCGCTGACGAGTCGGACGCAGCGGAAGAACACCTCGACGACGCGCGAATCGACACTTACGCGGAGGAGGCAGACTCGAAGGAGTCCGACGGCGACGAAGCGACCCCGTCCGAGTCCGAGAGTGGACCGACCCGTCGGGAAGGCCACGCCTGATTCGGGGCACTCACTCGACCCGACAGCGTCGCAATCTGGTCCCCGCTAACCGCGGCCCCGTGAGTGATACGCCTCGCGGCCGTACCCTCCACAGTCATATGCGAGAGCCGCCAGCCGCGCCGATCGTCAGTTCGCCCACGCCCGACGAGTACGACACCGTCGTCGACGCCGTCGACGTGGGGGCCGACCCAGACGGCGAGCGCCCGTTCGACGTAGCTCCTCACCTCGACGACGATACGCTCGTCCACTTTTCGTCCGGCACGTACCTGCTCGATCCGCTTCGGAAATCGGGGCTGTCGAGCGCGGCGCTGTACGCGCCCGACAGCGCGACGCTCGTCTCGAACGGCTCCGGCCTCCACGACGTGATTCACCTCCGTGACGCCAGCGACGTCCGCGTCGAGGGGTTCGACCTCCAGCAGCGACCCCAGCATCCCGCGCGGACGAAACTCGTCGTCGACGGCGGGACGAGCTGCCTCCGTGACTACCGCGTCGTCGGCGCGTACGACCCGAACGACTACTCCGGCGACAGTCGGGCGGGGAACCAGCGACGGAATCAGGCGGTACTCCTCGAATGTGCCGGCGAATCGACCGAGTTGCTCGTCGAGCGCGTCGACCTCTCCGACGGCGGGATGGCATCAGCCGTCTTCGTCGACCCGACGCTCGAAGCGAGCGACGACTTTCGAATCGGCGGCACCGTCGCGTTCGTCGACTGTCGGGTGGAGGGATGGACCGAAGGGCTGTACGCCAGCGCCCACGCCGGGCCGCTCGTCGTCCGCGGCGGCCGCTACGCGAACAACAACCTCGCGCAGGTTCGAACCGGTGGCCCGAACGCACTAGTCGAAAACGTCGAGGTGGCGCTCGACAACTCCGAAACAGTCGCCAACGAGTGGACGACACGCGGCATCTGGGCGCGCGACGGTGAGTTGACGCGCATCGCCGACTGCGGCGTGGTCGTCTCGGACGCGTTCGGCGTTGCAGACGGCCACGACGAGTCGGACGGCAACGCGGATGACGTACCGAGTGTCTCAGGTGCGGTCGTCCACGGTGCGAAAGCGGGTCGACTCCGCGTCGAGAGGACGAGCATCCGTGTCGACGCCGACGGCGTCAACGCGGTTCGGTCGCTCGCGGCGAAAGACGAACCGTTCTACGCGCCGTCGATGGTCGCCAGCGGCGAGACGGTCGACCCGGCGACGCTCGACCGGCGACTCGAACTCGTCGGCGCGGTGATTCGAGGCGACGCGGCGGGGGTCGGGAGATACGGCCGGATGGCCGTCGATATCCGGAACCGGCGGCACGGTTCGACGGTTCGCGACTGCGAGATACGGCAATCGGGACGCGAGCGCGACGGGATGCGCGTCGTCGCCGCCGACCGAGTCAGCGTCGTCGATTCGGTGGTCGACGTGACCGGCGTCCCGTTCGACGTGGACGACCGGAGCGCGGAGACGTTCGAGCGGTCGGGAGTGAGCGACGGCGGCGACGGGTCGGACACGTTGTCTCGAACGTGACGTACAGTCGAACGAACTGGTAGCTCGTCTGACGAACGATTAAGTAGCACGAAGCCCCATGTCGAGAATATGGGCAACAAGAACAAGACAATCTCGTTTCGCGTCAACGAGGACGCGTTCGAGACCCTCCGCGAAATCGCCGAGGAGCGGGATATCTCGCTGTCGGCGGTGTTTCGTGACTACGTGGACACGCTCGTTGCCCACGACGGCCAGGTGCGAGTCGTCCCCGAAGACGAGTTAGAACGGAGTCACGACGACGCCGGAACGGGGTTCCCGCCGACCGTGGAGGTGCCGAAGAGTTTCATCCGCGAACACGAGCGTCTCGAACTGGAGACCGAACACCTCCGCGAGCAACTCGAAGAACACAAACGCTACGTCAACTACCTGCGCGAACAGGTGGAGGAACTCGACGGCGACGACGAAGACGTGATTCAACTCGAAGAACTCGACGGCGAGCGAGACGACCAACCGTTCCGTCTGGGCTGACGATCCCCGATTTTTCTGCCTCGCTCACCGCGTCAGCGACCGCTTCGCCTCGGCGGACGTCTGCTGCATCTCCTGATTGCCGTCGACGGCCGCGAGCGACTCGACGGCTTCGAGCGTCCGCACCGACTGGTCGAGAAACGAGAGCACGTCGCCGGGATACGCGTAGAGCATGTAGTCGTCGGTCATCACGTCGACGATGGCGTCGGGTCCGAGTCCCTGCGCGCGGAGGTCCAGGAGGTAACTGACGAACTTGCGCTCGGGATGGCCGCAGTAGGGGTTGGTGTCGCAGTCGCAGTCCAGAAAGTCCTGTGCGAAGTCCAGCACTCGTTCGCGGGTCGCCTCGTCGAGTTTTTCGAGGCCGTCGCCGGTGTACAGCACGTCCAGCGTCGCGCCCTTGAACGCGCCTTTCGGAATACTCGTCTCCAGTTGGGAGGCGATTTGGCGGTGGTTCTTCAGATAGATTTTGTCCGTGATGGCCACTGTTGGGCGGGAGTAGACGGGGCGACCCCAAAAGCGTCTCGGCTCTCGGGGCGGTGAGGACGGGCGTGCGCCCTGTCGCCGACTGGCGAATCTCCCGGAAGTCGTAACGTATTTGAGTCACAGCGGAGTACGATTGGATGTGTCCGGGTTGGGGTAGTGGACCATCCTTCAGCCTTGTGGAGGCTGAGACGCGGGTTCGATTCTCGCACCTGGACCTGAAATTAACCTCTCCGAATGGGGGTTTTCTTGGTTACAGTTAGGAGCCGGAGTGACAACTGTAGCGAATTCCGATATGGAAGTGATTCGTAGTGAACGCTATGGGTCGAATACTGGGTCGTCCACGTCGAGCAACGACCACAGTTCGTCTTGGGTGATCTTTCCGAAGTCGGCTTTCCGGTGACAGCGAATACAGAGCGAAATCACGTTTTCGAGGAAGTGAGCGTCTTCTGTCTCGTGTTCGCGTGAGTCGGTGAACCACCGAACGGGGACGATGTGATGGACGTCTGGATTTCGTCCAATCTCGTCACGTGTGACGCTACAAACCGAACACTGATGTCCATCACGTTCGAGTGCCTTTTTTCGAATCCGAGTCCACCCTTTGCCGTAGGGTTCGTTTCCGCCACCCTTCCAGTTCGGGTGTCCCGACCCGCTGAATTCCTCTGAGAGCCATGTTCTCCGACAGTCCTCGCTACAGACAGTAACCGACGCAATGTTACTGGGGTATCGTTCAACGGTGGTTCCGCAAACACCACAGTCGACAGAGCGTTTTCCGCCGTTCCACCGTGGGTTGTCTTCGCCACTCGGTCGTGGTGGGTGCCGCCAGTTTTCGTTTCGAACACACTCGGGGCAAAAGTGCCCTTTCTTGTCGGAAGGATAAAAC from Haloprofundus halobius includes:
- a CDS encoding DUF7091 family protein is translated as MDPRLERIVRQTFRKAGRQWAESKRAYQEGQSGGVPDALPVDEEGRAKLVCRRYAERRAVAIDDEGRPSCFDADHPDCQGCAEDVRAGVVETW
- a CDS encoding DUF5814 domain-containing protein — its product is MAITDKIYLKNHRQIASQLETSIPKGAFKGATLDVLYTGDGLEKLDEATRERVLDFAQDFLDCDCDTNPYCGHPERKFVSYLLDLRAQGLGPDAIVDVMTDDYMLYAYPGDVLSFLDQSVRTLEAVESLAAVDGNQEMQQTSAEAKRSLTR
- a CDS encoding RPA family protein, whose translation is MSQSAPTREVARRVFAQEFNDAAYTFKESDDERAPVYLLLPSGAQANRVFLVGTLTEKEDVGEDNEYWRGRIVDPTGTFFVYAGQYQPEAASTLRDLDAPSYVSIVGKPRTYETDDGTVNVSVRPESISEVDAATRDRWVVEAAERTLERVERFEEEGNEYGRMAREQYDLPVDSYRQAAIAALQSLETTDELEAEA
- a CDS encoding replication factor A (Replication protein A protects and stabilize the intermediate ssDNA that is generated by the unwinding action of a DNA helicase at the replication fork. In addition, SSBs prevent the formation of secondary structures by single-stranded template DNA.) gives rise to the protein MTDLRTHAAEIAEQFSDHLDVDEDEIEERLDNLVNEYKVPVDEARRSVVNHYLDEAGLERDAIRAGGGGSQAVQVSDIDEDEQWVDLTVKLVELWEPRSDSISQVGLLGDESGTIKFVSFTTSELPELEEGSVYSLQNVVTDEYQGRYSVKLNRTTTITELDEDIEVGDDSVSVEGAFVDIQSGSGLIKRCPEEGCTRVLQNGRCSEHGNVEGEFDLRIKGVLDDGNEVQEIIFNKEMTEELTGITLEEAKQMAMDALDTTIVADEMAEDVLGRYYRVSGPTLGRYVLVNEFEQLTGPVDAEAVLIKARSM
- a CDS encoding mannose-1-phosphate guanylyltransferase, whose amino-acid sequence is MDRPLVALVLAGGTGTRLYPASRSHRPKQFLSLSDSDDSLLSKTVERASFADHLFVCTRADFAGEVSERVPEASVLVEPEGKDTGPALTYATHRIREEVGDCVVLVLPSDHTVSGNFESVTRAGARVAAETGALVTFGVEPTRPDTGYGYIESGEQREKPEPHAELAAFHEKPDSETAADYVESGYLWNAGIFAWTPDSFLAAARDSELAPLLDALDAGDAEAGFAAVDDVSVDYAVMEHADHAAVVSATFDWDDLGSWDALERVLNEDDAGNVALGEFLAVDAADNVVASDDKHVSLVGVDGLAVVAYDDRVLVVPKEQAQRVREVVSVLREEGRF
- a CDS encoding ribbon-helix-helix protein, CopG family, with product MGNKNKTISFRVNEDAFETLREIAEERDISLSAVFRDYVDTLVAHDGQVRVVPEDELERSHDDAGTGFPPTVEVPKSFIREHERLELETEHLREQLEEHKRYVNYLREQVEELDGDDEDVIQLEELDGERDDQPFRLG